The window ATGGTAGGTGGAATCAGGCCGTGGAGAAGGGTAAGGGCGGTTGCCGCCGCTTCCACGGCACCGGCAGCACCGAGCAGGTGCCCGATCATGGACTTATTGGAGCTGATTTTAAGCTTTTTGGCATGCTCGCCGAACAGGGACTTGATGGCTCTGGCTTCATTGAGGTCGTTGTAATGGGTGGAAGTACCGTGCGCATTGATATATTCGATATTTTCCGGTAATAAATGCGCATCAGAGAGCGTCAATTTCATAGCCCTGCATGCGCCCTCGCCTTCCGGAGCAGGCTGTGTGATATGGAAAGCGTCATCAGTAGCGCCGTAGCCTGCTATTTCGGCATAGATCCTGGCGCCACGTTTCTTTGCCAGTTCCAGTTCTTCCAGAATCAACACAGCTCCACCTTCGGCGATCACGAAACCGTTGCGGTGGAGCTCGAACGGCCTGGAAGCGGTCTCAGGTTTGTCGTTACAGGTGGACAGAGCTTTCATGGATCCGAATCCGGCTACAGTCAAAGGCGTGATTGCCGCTTCGACACCACCTGAAAAGATCAGGTCTGCCTGATTATCTCTGATTTTATGGAAAGCCTCGCCTACGGCATGAGTGCCTGAAGCACAGGCTGAGGCGATGATATAGTTGATGCCTTTGAGGCCGAGGTAGATTGCCAGATTGCCTGAGGCCATGTTGGAAATCATCATGGGTACGAGAAAGGCGCTGACTTTTGAAGGTCCCTTTTCCATCAGCACTCTGCACTGGGCTTCGAGTGTGCTGATACCGCCGATACCGGTGCCCAGGATGGCTCCGGAGCGTTCCGGATTTAAATTCTC of the Candidatus Wallbacteria bacterium genome contains:
- the fabF gene encoding beta-ketoacyl-ACP synthase II, giving the protein MRRVVITGIGVISPFGTGNDVFWNSLSAGISATRRIQSFDPSNHDSQVAGEVLDFNPENFVERKEVRRLDRFSQFAVAAGKLALADSRIKPENLNPERSGAILGTGIGGISTLEAQCRVLMEKGPSKVSAFLVPMMISNMASGNLAIYLGLKGINYIIASACASGTHAVGEAFHKIRDNQADLIFSGGVEAAITPLTVAGFGSMKALSTCNDKPETASRPFELHRNGFVIAEGGAVLILEELELAKKRGARIYAEIAGYGATDDAFHITQPAPEGEGACRAMKLTLSDAHLLPENIEYINAHGTSTHYNDLNEARAIKSLFGEHAKKLKISSNKSMIGHLLGAAGAVEAAATALTLLHGLIPPTINYNQPDPECDLDFVPNKAIAIPVKTAISNSFGFGGHNACLAFKKYE